A genomic window from Lutra lutra chromosome 17, mLutLut1.2, whole genome shotgun sequence includes:
- the CFAP20 gene encoding cilia- and flagella-associated protein 20 — protein MFKNTFQSGFLSILYSIGSKPLQIWDKKVRNGHIKRITDNDIQSLVLEIEGTNVSTTYITCPADPKKTLGIKLPFLVMIIKNLKKYFTFEVQVLDDKNVRRRFRASNYQSTTRVKPFICTMPMRLDDGWNQIQFNLSDFTRRAYGTNYIETLRVQIHANCRIRRVYFSDRLYSEDELPAEFKLYLPVQNKAKQ, from the exons ATGTTCAAAAACACATTCCAGAGCGGCTTCCTCTCCATCCTCTACAGCATTGGCAGCAAACCCCTGCAGATCTGGGACAAAAAG gtACGGAATGGCCACATCAAAAGAATCACTGATAATGACATCCAGTCCCTGGTGCTAGAGATTGAAGGAACAAATGTCAG CACCACATACATCACGTGTCCTGCAGACCCAAAGAAGACGCTGGGGATTAAACTTCCCTTCCTCGTCATGATTATCaaaaatctgaagaaatattttaccTTTGAAGTACAG GTACTAGATGACAAGAATGTGCGTCGGCGGTTTCGGGCGAGTAACTACCAGAGTACCACCCGAGTCAAACCCTTCATCTGTACCATGCCCATGCGGTTGGATGATGGCTGGAACCAGATTCAGTTCAATCTGTCAGACTTCACTAGGCGGGCGTACGGCACAAATTATATCGAGACCCTAAGAGTGCAG ATTCATGCAAACTGTCGCATCCGAAGGGTTTACTTCTCAGACAGACTCTACTCAGAAGATGAACTGCCAGCAGAGTTCAAACTGTATCTCCCAGTTCAGAACAAAGCAAAG caaTAA